Proteins found in one Penaeus vannamei isolate JL-2024 chromosome 29, ASM4276789v1, whole genome shotgun sequence genomic segment:
- the LOC138867343 gene encoding protein enabled homolog, which translates to MRGGHWQPRRRRRLGGDSASHGREPPPAQHPCEPPVRARPLLPPRGAPRSRSPRRRALTRPRRPLQVRPPSSGGRPSRDSVLSPECLSRRRRRQPQVLADVVAVAVVQRRSLASPGRTHDAPRRRPQPALRTAHIPPTAEDPHTSSACNRLIPAPFATFVPPPPPPPSGPSLCPFRTRRRPTPPPEGASRRQTQLPGALPEDPPPIGLA; encoded by the exons ATGCGCGGGGGGCACTGGCaaccgcggcggcggcggcggctcgggGGCGACTCGGCTTCACACGGCCGCGAGCCGCCGCCTGCCCAGCACCCGTGTGAGCCGCCCGTCCGCGCCCGCCCGCTCCTGCCTCCTCGCGGcgctcctcgctctcgctctccgcgGCGCCGCGCCCTCACACGGCCCCGTCGGCCCCTGCAGGTGCGCCCTCCGAGCAGCGGCGGCCGGCCCTCGCGCGACAGTGTCCTTTCACCAGAGTGCCTCTCCCGCCGTCGTCGTCGGCAGCCGCAAGTCCTCGCCGAcgtcgtcgccgtcgccgtcgtgCAGCGTCGCTCCCTTGCCAGCCCAGGCCGGACCCACGACGCGCCCCGACGACGCCCACAGCCCGCCTTGAGAACCGCCCACATTCCGCCCACAGCCGAGGATCCCCACACCTCAAGTGCCTGCAACCGATTGATTCCAGCGCCGTTCGCAACATtcgttcccccccctcccccccctccttccgggCCGAGCCTCTGCCCCTTCAGGACCAGACGCCGCCCGACGCCGCCTCCCGAAGGTGCCAGCCGCCGTCAG ACGCAGCTCCCGGGCGCCCTTCCTGAGGATCCGCCGCCCATCGGTTTAGCTTGA